Proteins from one Podospora pseudoanserina strain CBS 124.78 chromosome 1, whole genome shotgun sequence genomic window:
- the FPR3 gene encoding peptidylprolyl isomerase fpr3 (EggNog:ENOG503NVTP; COG:O) encodes MPLLPVAVYGQDVPPGQLVPAEIQFPATIRITMAALDPTAAPEADEEGNIPAVHRSTLKIIRVVNDDEGDDEDEDEYLQKLLGGGDDEESDEESDEEANGGPSDPAKSKKAKRAAAIKKLMEATQEESDEEMEDVKPNGKKGKAKAEAEEESDDESDEDDEEEGELEEFVVCTLDTERTYQQPIDLVIGEGERVFFAVTGTHTVYVTGNYVVTEDEEDEDSDEESDEDYDDDMRAVLEGDSDDDMSDELDEIDGAERIKEIDTDEEEAPKLVDTKKKGKKRAAEEEAEGLDELIAKDEKKNKKQKKNKSEAATTEAKESPSTKGDKKVQFAKNLEQGPTGPAKDKAAEKPAEKKALGVKVVNGVTIDDRKVGTGRTVKNGDRVGMRYIGKLQNGKVFDSNKKGAPFSFKIGKGEVIKGWDIGILGMAVGGERRLTIPAHLAYGSKSLPGIPANSTLIFDVKLIEIK; translated from the exons atgcctcttcttcctgtcgCCGTCTATGGCCAAGATGTCCCTCCCGGACAGCTTGTCCCAGCCGAGATCCAGTTCCCTGCGACC ATTCGCATTACCATGGCTGCTCTTGACCCTACCGCCGCCCCCgaggctgatgaggagggcaaCATCCCCGCCGTCCACCGCTCCACCCTGAAGATCATCAGAGTCGtcaacgacgacgagggcgatgatgaagacgaggacgagtATCTCCAGAAGCTTCTCGGCGgtggcgacgacgaggagtCTGACGAGGAGTCCGATGAGGAGGCCAACGGCGGCCCCAGCGACCCggccaagtccaagaaggcGAAGCGCGCcgctgccatcaagaagctgatggAGGCTACCCAGGAGGAGTCcgatgaggagatggaggacgTCAAGCCCAACGGAAAGAAGggcaaggccaaggccgaggccgaggaggagagcgatgATGAgagcgacgaggacgatgaggaggagggtgagcttGAGGAGTTTGTTGTCTGCACTCTTGACACCGAGCGC ACCTACCAGCAGCCCATCGACCTTGTCATTGGCGAGGGCGAGAGGGTCTTCTTCGCCGTCACCGGTACCCACACTGTCTACGTCACTGGCAACTACGTGGTcaccgaggacgaggaggacgaggattcCGATGAGGAGTCCGATGAGGACTACGATGACGACATGCGCGCCGTCCTCGAGGGTGACTCCGATGATGACATGAGCGATGAGCTCGACGAGATCGATGGTGCTGAGCGCATCAAGGAGATCGacaccgacgaggaggaggctccCAAGCTTGTCGataccaagaagaagggcaagaagagagccgctgaggaggaggccgaaggCCTCGACGAGTTGATCgccaaggacgagaagaagaacaagaagcagaagaagaacaagagcgAGGCTGCTACTACTGAGGCCAAGGAGtctccctccaccaaggGTGATAAGAAGGTCCAGTTCGCCAAGAACCTTGAGCAAGGCCCTACCGGCCCTGCTAAGGACAAGGCTGCTGAGAAGcccgccgagaagaaggctctTGGTGTCAAGGTTGTCAACGGTGTCACCATCGACGACCGCAAGGTTGGTACCGGCCGCACCGTGAAGAACGGCGACCGCGTTGGCATGCGTTACATTGGCAAGCTCCAGAACGGCAAGGTTTTTGATTCCAACAAGAAGGGCGCGCCTTTCAGCTTCAAGATTGGCAAGGGTGAGGTCATCAAGGGCTGGGACATTGGTATTCTCGGCATGGCCGTCGGTGGCGAGCGTCGGTTGACTATTCCCGCCCACCTCGCCTACGGCAGCAAGTCCCTCCCCGGCATCCCTGCCAACAGCACTCTCATCTTCGATGTCAAGCTCATCGAGATCAAGTAA
- a CDS encoding hypothetical protein (COG:T; EggNog:ENOG503NYF9) → MTSRTGQQHSEIASISLGAGYKLDDNNASVWSLARSDRASIQVTTAAARKRFKIFSAFKSLTNLASDKPPAVTTPTEPLSGHRGAKSIIPKGILSKMSSALVRGAPSPMEPTVIHRSTQPRSRRPKLQQQTFQQRHPHHHHHHPHPHHHHHQQQQQQEQAAVVQHIESFPLSPPQVITPDATTTAKNTDTTTVSSMPSTPQDNSANTSPKNSTGQTSMDSWMMKDQRRGGGGGGGSPPERLKQTARHGNHQHNIALPLSGVSSCSNPIIRHHAHHGHNHGQQHHRENPPQNHIDDTSTSPSPDSVLTTIQESPFDLVTPSIVTVEKAAAAKIALEGYFQEKFALGAADREKRRQGFENGLFVDAAAARGGKETRKGGLPTSGQIAAVRQGFFKQETRHLRETRVLKARGAGLLMREGVDGARENGFEEVQILGKGSFGVVKLVRQSGGGGGVFAMKCIRKGEMIKTQQEGHLKAERDFLIASEGCQWVVQLVAAFQDLKNLYLVTEYMPGGDFLGFLIRETTLPEEVAKFYVAEMILAVEATHSLKFIHRDIKPDNFLISASGHLKISDFGLAFDGHWSHDLAYFTSHRYSLVNRLGLNVVGDKQDRKESRSTAAVLKWTSGIMTGIGKHQPKVGVGVGVEGDEKREPLLSWRNRNGNRGAAVSIMGTSQYMAPEVVKGECYDARCDYWSVAVILYECLYGSTPFYSEEGRSVTKKNILNHRETFRFPRQGPTVSTRCRNLLVSLIVDKEDRLSCKAYKMKDMIGQMGTGPGGQNQRGMTSSMSAPSLPALGVATMPGNISTGGGGGPAQQQQQHQTQKDTRWTKEYVDKFVFPNDAEDIKGHKWFRSIAWEHLHQMPPPHVPVLDSPDDATYFDDESLSDWSESSLEDKLSEEEEDDEDEIENRRLEEEGYHGLSKRVLDQMVEEQKLMEERRREEEKERFLGKLGRRPSLQRWVMEAMRQAPFDIDYYMGLEKEIDKASPECGVTEEEKEVMKAFLLRYGCRVFRDGEPKGDAAKDKKEEKKKKRPRDKILRDKEMGKVAMGVRRRTAFAGYEWVGCRGLNGGEVLGDGGGGGGQENVGLDGTSVMKPKPVQHSPQQQVQMQTPRQVVNVGAVGMDGGYDGSPESNSSPTYRWGPHPQIHLPPPHVHLPPPHALPPMTGHAFQPDPFWRPPPVAPQPQFTHAHHPQYHPLPPRQFSPFPFQQQQQLDPRHFQLPPFRPPPPQQARNYSPYQSQYVQSQVPRQFSMPPQAQPQAPPPR, encoded by the exons ATGACGAGCAGAACTGGCCAGCAGCACAGCGAGATCGCCTCCATCTCTCTAGGGGCCGGCTACAAACTggacgacaacaacgcctCGGTGTGGTCCCTTGCCCGCTCCGACCGTGCTTCCATCCAAGTCACCACGGCCGCCGCTCGTAAAAGGTTCAAGATATTCTCCGCATTCAAGTCGTTGACCAATCTTG CCTCTGACAAGCCACCCGCCGTCACGACACCGACCGAGCCCCTTAGCGGCCACCGCGGTGCAAAGTCAATTATCCCAAAGGGCATACTTTCAAAAATGTCCAGCGCCCTCGTCCGTGGTGCTCCTTCTCCCATGGAGCCGACTGTTATTCATCGATCCACCCAACCGAGGAGTCGTCGACCGAAGCTTCAGCAGCAGACATTTCAGCaacgtcatcctcatcatcatcatcatcatcctcatcctcatcatcatcatcaccagcagcagcagcagcaagaacaagCAGCAGTGGTGCAGCATATTGAATCTTTTCCGTTGTCACCACCGCAGGTCATCACCCCCgacgccaccaccacggcgaAGAACACAGACACGACGACGGTTTCGAGCATGCCGAGCACGCCGCAGGATAATTCGGCGAACACCTCGCCCAAGAACTCGACTGGGCAGACGTCGATGGATTCGTGGATGATGAAGGATCagaggcgagggggagggggaggagggggatccCCGCCCGAGAGGTTGAAGCAAACCGCCCGGCACGGTAATCACCAGCACAACATCGCGCTACCGTTGTCGGGGGTGTCATCTTGTTCGAATCCAATCATTCGTCATCATGCCCATCATGGCCACAATCatggccagcagcaccacagGGAGAACCCGCCGCAGAACCACATTGATGACacttccacctctcccagtcCGGACTCTGTCTTGACGACTATACAGGAATCGCCTTTTGATCTTGTCACGCCTTCGATCGTGACGGTGGAGAAGGCGGCTGCGGCCAAGATTGCGCTGGAAGGGTATTTTCAGGAGAagtttgctcttggggcaGCAGAtagagagaagaggaggcaggGGTTTGAGAATGGGCTTTTTGTGGATGCGGCGGCTGCcagaggggggaaggagacgagaaagggggggttgccgACCAGTGGGCAGATTGCCGCTGTCAGACAAGGGTTTTTCAAACAGGAGACTCGGCACCTGAGGGAGACGAGGGTTTTGAAGGCAAGGGGGGCGGGGTTGCTGatgcgggagggggtggacggggcgagggagaatgggtttgaggaggtgcagattttggggaaggggagttttggggtggtgaagctggTGAGGcagagtggtggtgggggaggggtgtttgCCATGAAGTGTATAcggaagggggagatgatCAAGACGCAGCAGGAGGGGCATCTCAAGGCGGAGAGGGACTTTTTGATCGCGAGCGAGGGGTGTCAGTGGGTTGTTCAGCTCGTGGCGGCGTTTCAGGACTTGAAGAATTTGTACTTGGTTACCGAGTACATGCCGGGGGGGGACTTTCTGGGGTTTTTGATTCGGGAGACTACGCTCCCGGAAGAGGTGGCCAAGTTTTATGTTGCCGAGATGAttctggcggtggaggcgacGCATTCGTTGAAGTTTATACACCGGGACATCAAGCCTGACAACTTTTTGATATCGGCGAGCGGGCACCTGAAGATTTCGGACTTTGGGCTGGCGTTTGATGGGCATTGGTCGCATGACTTGGCCTATTTTACTAGTCACCGGTATTCGCTCGTGAATAGGCTGGGGTTGAACGTGGTGGGGGATAAGCAGGACAGGAAGGAGAGCAGGAGCACGGCTGCGGTGCTGAAGTGGACGAGTGGCATCATGACGGGGATTGGGAAGCATCAGCCcaaggttggggttggggtcggggtggagggggatgaaaAGAGGGAGCCgttgctgagctggaggaacAGGAACGGGAACaggggggcggcggtgagTATTATGGGTACGAGTCAGTACATGGCTCCCGAGGTGGTCAAGGGGGAGTGTTATGATGCGAGGTGCGACTACTGGAGCGTGGCGGTGATTCTGTACGAGTGCCTGTACGGGAGCACGCCGTTCTAcagcgaggaggggaggtcggTGACCAAGAAGAATATTTTGAACCACCGGGAGACGTTTCGCTTTCCGAGGCAGGGGCCGACGGTGTCGACGAGGTGTCGGAATTTGTTGGTCAGTTTGATTGTGGACAAGGAGGACAGGTTGTCTTGCAAGGCGTACAAGATGAAGGACATGATTGGGCAGATGGGGACTGGGCCGGGGGGGCAGAATCAAAGGGGGATGACGAGTTCGATGTCGGCGCCGAGTCTGCCTGCTTTGGGGGTTGCTACTATGCCGGGGAATATTAgtactggtggtggtggtggcccggcgcagcagcagcagcagcatcagacGCAGAAGGATACACGGTGGACGAAGGAATATGTGGACAAGTTTGTGTTCCCTAATGATGCTGAGGATATCAAGGGGCACAAGTGGTTTAGGTCAATTGCGTGGGAGCATTTGCACcagatgccgccgccgcatgTTCCTGTGCTGGACTCGCCGGACGATGCGACGTATTTTGATGACGAGAGTTTGAGTGATTGGAGTGAGAGCTCTCTGGAGGACAAGctgtcggaggaggaggaggacgatgaggatgagattGAGAATAGGaggcttgaggaggaggggtaccACGGATTGAGCAAACGGGTGTTGGATCAGATGGTTgaggagcagaagctgatggaggagaggaggcgagaagaggaaaaggagaggttCCTCGGTAAGCTGGGCAGGAGGCCGAGTCTGCAGaggtgggtgatggaggcgatGAGACAGGCGCCGTTTGATATTGACTATTACATGGGGTTGGAGAAAGAGATTGACAAGGCTAGCCCGGAGTGCGGGGttacggaggaggagaaggaggtgatgaaggctTTTTTGCTTCGGTACGGGTGTCGGGTGTTTCGGGATGGGGAGCCCAAGGGGGACGCCGCCAAAGataagaaggaggagaagaagaagaagaggccgagggacAAGATTTTGAGGGACAAGGAGATGGGAAAGGTGGCGATGGGTGTGAGGAGACGGACGGCGTTTGCCGGGTATGAGTGGGTTGGCTGTCGCGGGTTGAATGGGGGCGAGgtgcttggtgatggtggtggtggcggtggtcagGAGAatgttgggttggatgggacATCGGTGATGAAACCGAAGCCTGTCCAGCAttctcctcagcaacaggTGCAGATGCAGACACCGCGGCAGGTGGTGAATGTTGGGGcggtggggatggatggggggtaTGACGGATCTCCCGAGAGTAATTCCTCGCCTACGTATCGATGGGGACCGCATCCGCAGATTCACTTACCGCCGCCTCATGTTCATTTACCACCGCCTCATGCGCTGCCTCCCATGACGGGGCATGCGTTTCAACCTGATCCGTTTTGGAGACCACCACCGGTAGCTCCCCAGCCGCAGTTCACACatgctcatcatcctcagtATCACCCACTACCGCCACGGCAGTTTTCACCATTTCCatttcagcagcagcagcaactggATCCTCGACACTTTCAACTACCTCCATTTCgtccaccgccaccgcaaCAAGCCCGGAACTATTCCCCTTATCAGAGCCAGTACGTACAGAGTCAAGTCCCGAGGCAGTTTTCCATGCCACCACAAGCACAGCCGcaggcaccaccaccgcgaTAG
- a CDS encoding hypothetical protein (COG:S; EggNog:ENOG503P6U8) has product MSFLGKILYVTVLILNAIVVLSEDRFLARVNLTPATHNRSFGGPGGVDSSVKYNAIQLIASIRTLMRIPLIVINTLIIVYELVLG; this is encoded by the exons ATGTCTTTTCTGGGGAAGATTCTCTATG tgacCGTCCTGATTCTCAACGCCATCGTCGTCCTGTCAGAGGACCGCTTCCTCGCTCGCG TAAACCTCACCCCCGCAACCCACAACCGCTCCTTCGGCGGCCCCGGCGGCGTAGACAGCAGCGTCAAGTACAATGCCATCCAACTGATTGCCTCGATCCGGACCTTGATGAGGA TACCATTAATTGTGATCAATACCCTCATCATAGTGTATGAGCTTGTTTTGGGCTAA